A genome region from Halichondria panicea chromosome 15, odHalPani1.1, whole genome shotgun sequence includes the following:
- the LOC135348835 gene encoding sphingosine-1-phosphate phosphatase 2-like, with amino-acid sequence MMGNTLAQTVQFLRDPNLVRTFQEFCGVQEVLMENTLYAIPESETDSENDEIGPSNSREESKSSRKDQSYRSSGDNVRFRQGHSRESSGDVPQFKRGHSRESSGDGPQFKRGHSRESSNDSNIAQWLRRKTKYRHRIKSSPSASPTHSRTSSLDSEIDPTLLEPLQVEVIVESYPFLDLYFRLATECGHEPFYITFIPFIFWNIDGFLAYKAIVLWSISMYVGQACKQLFQWKRPANPPSFRLQQDPNLETEYGFPSTHATVSTVMPFYFFYGTYGRYEYPFWFGLLLACIWTSSVSFSRIYLGVHSIMDIIGGIFVAIVILLITLPNMDSIDQLLRHSDYYIIYVAIFGVIFLVYIYPVNPDNWSPDRGDTAAIIASSAGIVVGYWYQGAFPGDLLPGPFVTELPSIHVISLSFVRFVVGVLILLPTRFVMKLICFKLLPVLMPTHGVKEVIHRPLVELPYKIVTYGVIGFNATCLVPIVFDICGISRG; translated from the exons ATGATGGGCAACACACTGGCTCAGACTGTTCAATTTCTGAGGGACCCAAATCTGGTTAGAACATTTCAAGAGTTCTGTGGTGTCCAGGAAGTGCTGATGGAAAACACACTCTATGCAATTCCAGAGAGTGAAACAGACTCAGAAAATGATGAAATTGGCCCTTCAAATTCAAGGGAAGAATCAAAATCCTCTCGAAAAGATCAAAGTTACAGGTCAAGTGGTGACAATGTACGATTTAGACAAGGCCACAGTCGTGAATCCAGTGGTGATGTTCCACAATTCAAGCGGGGCCACAGTCGCGAATCTAGTGGTGATGGTCCACAATTCAAGCGAGGCCACAGTCGCGAATCCAGTAATGATAGCAACATTGCTCAATGGCTGAGACGAAAAACAAAATACCGTCACCGTATCAAATCTTCTCCCTCTGCATCTCCCACTCACAGCCGAACCTCCTCATTGGATTCTGAAATAGACCCCACCTTACTCGAACCGTTACAAGTCGAAGTTATTGTCGAAAGTTATCCATTCCTTGACCTCTATTTCAGACTAGCCACCGAGTGTGGACATGAACCATTCTATATCACTTTTATCCCATTTATCTTCTGGAATATTGATGGTTTCCTGGCCTATAAAGCCATTGTGCTGTGGAGTATTTCTATGTATGTGGGACAGGCGTGTAAGCAGCTTTTCCAATGGAAACGACCAGCGAACCCTCCTTCTTTCAGACTGCAACAAGATCCGAATCTAGAGACTGAATATGGCTTTCCATCGACGCATGCAACTGTATCAACCGTTATGCCATTCTATTTTTTCTATGGAACCTATGGACGGTATGAG TATCCTTTTTGGTTTGGACTTCTATTGGCTTGTATATGGACATCATCAGTTAGTTTCAGTCGTATCTATCTAGGAGTGCATTCAATAATG gACATTATTGGTGGTATCTTCGTCGCCATAGTCATCCTTCTCATAACATTACCAAATATGGACTCCATTGACCAACTTTTGAGACACTCTGACTACTACATAATCTACGTGGCTATCTTTGGGGTGATATTCCTAGTCTACATTTACCCAGTGAACCCAGATAATTGGTCACCAGACAGAGGAGATACAGCCGCCATTATAGCTTCCAGTGCTGGTATTGTGGTGGGTTACTGGTATCAGGGAGCTTTCCCTGGTGATCTACTCCCAGGGCCGTTTGTGACTGAGCTGCCTTCGATTCATGTTATCAGTTTATCTTTTGTTCGGTTTGTAGTCGGAGTTCTTATTCTCTTGCCGACACGTTTTGTGATGAAACTGATCTGTTTCAAGCTGCTGCCAGTCTTGATGCCTACTCATGGGGTAAAGGAAGTGATACATAGACCCCTAGTTGAGCTGCCTTACAAGATCGTTACTTATGGTGTTATTGGATTCAATGCAACTTGCCTTGTTCCTATCGTTTTTGATATTTGTGGAATATCAAGAGGTTGA
- the LOC135348848 gene encoding solute carrier family 15 member 4-like, whose translation MQFRPRMCSYSLRWFYSKGALLVLIWTILVMVAAITLIMFLFFDSFLTHEKHVWKLILGLPLCSYLVFAPLSGWLADARFGSYKVIRVGFVLLFVSSICYCVLGVVVSEGVPFNSVFVNVLVILSSTVTGIAVSVCLVTSIQLGLDQMPDASSSNITSFIAWFISCIWFGLWFSNCLFSIIRACNARSMLMQFLSLVPALCMAVVLILDFVVAPKLLIIEPKSPQSLKTIYQVLKFAAKHKAPLNRSALTYWEEDIPSRMDLAKSRYGGPFTTEQVEDVKTFFKLFIVTLPLWTMNISLAQTDSFFNATAVDLFSSVCLNQVAYYFTYHAFWCLLICILLYEFTIYPFIKHYLPSILKRIGIVLFCVVLVNAIFLTCTILVYCGVINYNSVFSYSNRICIYLSVSALFTSSLELVCAQAPYSMRGLFSGYVVFMTSIMSGSVALPLISNMICGRDCSNLICFSVKLASSLVGFISHCFLARWYKRRVRDDGFVAQRIVEEVYDRYLQSPP comes from the coding sequence ATGCAGTTTAGGCCTAGAATGTGTAGCTACAGTCTGAGATGGTTCTACTCCAAGGGAGCTCTACTGGTCTTAATTTGGACTATTCTCGTGATGGTAGCTGCCATTACTTTGAttatgtttttgttttttgatTCGTTTTTGACACATGAAAAGCATGTTTGGAAGTTAATTTTGGGTCTTCCACTTTGCTCATATCTTGTGTTTGCTCCTTTGTCTGGGTGGCTGGCTGATGCGAGGTTCGGGAGCTACAAAGTGATCAGAGTTGGATTTGTCTTATTGTTTGTCTCATCAATTTGCTATTGTGTTCTTGGTGTTGTAGTATCTGAAGGAGTTCCATTCAATTCAGTTTTTGTGAATGTTTTGGTTATTTTATCATCCACTGTTACTGGCATAGCAGTATCTGTTTGCTTAGTTACTTCTATTCAGCTTGGGTTGGATCAAATGCCTGATGCCTCGAGCTCTAACATTACCAGCTTTATAGCTTGGTTCATTTCTTGTATTTGGTTTGGACTTTGGTTTTCTAATTGTCTGTTCAGTATTATTCGTGCTTGCAATGCTCGTTCCATGTTGATGCAGTTTTTGAGCCTTGTTCCAGCTTTGTGTATGGCGGTTGTGCTTATCCTAGATTTTGTAGTCGCCCCAAAATTGCTCATTATTGAACCGAAATCACCTCAGTCCTTGAAGaccatctaccaagttctcaagtttgctgccaagcacaaggctcccctcaatcgcagtgctctcacctactgggaggaagacattccttcaagaatggacctggcaAAATCACGATACGGAGGACCATTCACTACGGaacaagttgaagatgtgaagactTTCTTTAAACTGTTCATTGTAACTCTGCCTCTCTGGACTATGAACATTTCTCTCGCACAAACAGACTCCTTTTTTAACGCAACAGCTGTTGATTTATTCTCCTCTGTTTGTTTGAACCAGGTTGCTTACTACTTCACATACcatgctttttggtgtttgCTGATCTGCATTCTGTTGTACGAGTTCACCATCTACCCGTTCATCAAACACTATCTACCCAGTATCTTGAAGCGAATTGGAATTGTACTGTTTTGTGTGGTCCTCGTGAATGCCATATTTCTAACATGCACTATTCTCGTTTACTGCGGTGTAATCAATTATAACTCTGTCTTCTCGTATTCGAATAGGATATGCATTTATCTTTCTGTAAGTGCTTTATTTACTTCGTCGCTGGAGTTAGTgtgtgctcaagctccataCAGCATGAGAGGACTATTCTCTGGCTATGTCGTCTTTATGACTTCTATAATGTCAGGAAGTGTAGCATTGCCCTTAATATCAAATATGATTTGTGGTCGGGACTGTTCAAATCTTATCTGTTTTTCTGTCAAGCTTGCGTCTAGTTTGGTTGGATTCATTTCTCACTGCTTCTTGGCTCGCTG